The Collimonas sp. PA-H2 genome contains a region encoding:
- a CDS encoding transporter substrate-binding domain-containing protein: protein MVAVTALFSSTARADALDQIVKSGVLKVAVPQDFPPFGSVTSDLKPQGLDIDVATLIAKKLGVKVELVPVTSANRVPYLQTKKVDLIISSLGKNPEREKVIDFSEAYAPFYNGVFGGADQKVASAADLAGKTVGVTRGAVEDLELSKIAPASATIKRYEDNNGTISAFLSGQVQLVATGNVVAAAIIAKNPPKKPETKFLIKNSPCSIGLNKDEKKLLDKVNAILAETKKDGELNAISVKWLGLPLPANL from the coding sequence ATGGTCGCCGTTACCGCCCTGTTCAGCAGCACCGCCCGGGCCGATGCGCTTGACCAGATCGTCAAGAGCGGTGTGCTGAAGGTCGCGGTGCCGCAGGACTTCCCGCCGTTCGGCTCGGTCACCAGCGATCTCAAGCCACAAGGCCTGGATATCGACGTCGCCACCCTGATCGCCAAGAAACTGGGCGTCAAGGTCGAACTGGTGCCGGTCACCAGCGCCAACCGCGTGCCTTACCTGCAAACCAAGAAGGTAGACCTGATCATTTCCAGCCTTGGCAAGAACCCGGAGCGCGAAAAAGTCATCGATTTCAGCGAAGCCTATGCTCCTTTCTATAACGGCGTGTTCGGCGGCGCCGATCAGAAAGTCGCCAGCGCGGCCGACCTGGCCGGCAAGACCGTGGGCGTGACCCGCGGCGCGGTGGAAGACCTGGAACTGAGCAAGATCGCTCCAGCCAGCGCCACTATCAAGCGTTATGAAGACAATAACGGCACCATCAGCGCCTTCCTCTCGGGCCAGGTTCAATTGGTAGCAACCGGCAACGTGGTGGCGGCGGCGATCATCGCCAAGAATCCGCCGAAGAAGCCCGAAACAAAATTCCTGATCAAGAATTCGCCATGCTCGATCGGCCTCAACAAAGATGAGAAGAAGCTGCTCGACAAGGTCAACGCCATCCTGGCGGAAACCAAGAAGGACGGCGAACTGAACGCGATCAGCGTCAAGTGGCTGGGACTGCCGCTGCCGGCCAACCTGTAA
- a CDS encoding amino acid ABC transporter ATP-binding protein, with amino-acid sequence MALIAIDNVKKSFGDNQVLKGIRLDVEAGEVIAIIGKSGSGKSTLLRCINGLESIDEGNISVGGAHLGKSELELRALRLKVGMIFQQFNLFPHLTVGRNVMLSPMIVKGTSEAAARKSAQDNLARVGLAEKFDAYPDQLSGGQQQRVAIARALTMQPQALLCDEITSALDPELVNEVLTVVRSLAEEGMTLLMVTHEMRFAREVCDRVVFMHQGKVHEIGPPEEIFAHPKTAELQQFLGAAN; translated from the coding sequence ATGGCACTCATCGCGATTGACAATGTAAAGAAGAGCTTCGGCGACAACCAGGTGCTGAAGGGCATCCGGCTGGACGTGGAAGCCGGCGAAGTGATCGCCATCATCGGCAAGAGCGGCTCCGGCAAGAGCACCCTGCTGCGCTGTATCAACGGCCTGGAAAGCATAGACGAGGGCAATATCAGCGTCGGCGGCGCCCACCTGGGCAAGAGCGAGCTGGAACTGCGCGCGCTGCGCCTCAAGGTCGGCATGATCTTCCAGCAGTTCAACCTGTTTCCTCACCTGACAGTCGGCCGCAATGTGATGCTGTCGCCGATGATCGTCAAAGGCACTAGCGAAGCGGCGGCTCGCAAGTCGGCGCAAGACAACCTGGCGCGGGTCGGCCTGGCGGAAAAATTCGACGCCTACCCGGACCAGCTGTCCGGCGGCCAGCAGCAGCGGGTAGCGATTGCGCGTGCGCTGACGATGCAGCCGCAGGCGCTGCTATGCGACGAGATTACCTCGGCGCTGGACCCTGAACTGGTGAACGAAGTGCTGACCGTGGTGCGCAGCCTGGCGGAAGAAGGCATGACCTTGCTGATGGTGACCCATGAAATGCGCTTCGCCCGCGAAGTCTGCGACCGTGTGGTGTTCATGCATCAGGGAAAAGTGCATGAAATCGGGCCGCCGGAAGAGATTTTTGCACATCCGAAAACGGCCGAGCTGCAGCAGTTTCTGGGGGCTGCCAACTGA
- a CDS encoding GntR family transcriptional regulator: MTATAKSSTQIAERITEAMLARKLAPGTRLGEQQLAELFGVSRTQIREALTRLVTRGIVTVSARRGWYVIEPTPEDARAAFEARRVLELGLLRHARPISSEAIRALRLHVEREQAALEGDDVAGRSFLLGDFHVCLCESFGNPLLADTLRDLTTRTTLTAMQYQSSHHARQSCAEHVGIVAALENGDLEQAEQLMHSHLCNVEAGLEESLHSGRGPLSPLQQALAPLNENFDKQSFAIPPQLKEF, from the coding sequence ATGACCGCCACCGCCAAATCCTCCACCCAGATCGCCGAACGGATCACCGAAGCGATGCTGGCGCGCAAACTTGCGCCCGGCACCCGTCTGGGCGAGCAGCAGCTGGCGGAATTGTTTGGCGTCAGCCGCACCCAGATCCGCGAAGCGCTGACGCGGCTGGTGACGCGCGGGATCGTTACGGTCAGCGCGCGCCGCGGCTGGTATGTGATCGAACCGACGCCGGAAGATGCGCGCGCCGCTTTTGAAGCACGGCGGGTGCTGGAACTGGGCCTGCTGCGCCATGCGCGGCCGATCAGCTCGGAAGCGATCCGTGCCCTGCGCCTGCATGTCGAGCGCGAACAGGCGGCGCTGGAAGGCGACGACGTCGCCGGCCGCAGCTTCCTGCTGGGCGATTTCCACGTCTGCCTGTGCGAATCGTTCGGTAATCCATTGCTGGCCGACACGCTGCGCGACCTGACCACGCGCACCACGCTGACCGCCATGCAATACCAGTCATCGCATCACGCCAGGCAATCCTGCGCCGAACACGTCGGCATCGTCGCCGCCCTGGAAAACGGCGACCTGGAGCAGGCGGAACAATTGATGCACAGCCATTTATGCAACGTTGAAGCGGGCCTGGAAGAGTCGCTGCATAGTGGCCGTGGCCCGCTGTCGCCGCTGCAGCAGGCGCTGGCGCCGCTCAATGAAAATTTCGACAAGCAGTCATTCGCAATACCACCCCAGCTGAAGGAGTTTTAA
- a CDS encoding amino acid ABC transporter permease, with amino-acid sequence MSYHFDFLAAFDYPAVLIKGVLVTIELIAIGGVLGITVGICAAWAKTQGPRWLRPLVSAYVELIRNTPFLIQLFFIFFGLPGVGLQISEMEAALLAMVINLGAYSCEIIRAGIAAVARGQIEAGLSLAMTRMQIFRHVILPPALQKIWPALSSQVVIVMLGSAVCSQIAVEELAYAANFIQGRNFRSFESYLLSTAIYLLLAIGLRQLLHLLGNLLFGRRTPKGAA; translated from the coding sequence ATGAGCTACCATTTTGATTTCCTGGCCGCGTTCGACTATCCCGCCGTGCTCATCAAGGGCGTGCTGGTCACGATCGAGCTGATCGCCATCGGCGGTGTGCTCGGCATCACGGTCGGCATCTGTGCGGCCTGGGCCAAGACCCAGGGACCGCGCTGGCTGCGGCCGCTGGTCAGCGCCTATGTCGAGCTGATCCGCAACACGCCGTTCCTGATCCAGCTGTTTTTCATCTTTTTCGGGCTGCCCGGAGTCGGTTTGCAAATCTCCGAGATGGAAGCGGCCTTGCTGGCCATGGTGATCAACCTGGGCGCCTACAGCTGCGAAATCATCCGCGCCGGCATCGCCGCCGTGGCGCGCGGGCAGATCGAAGCCGGCCTCAGCCTGGCGATGACCCGCATGCAGATCTTCCGCCACGTGATCCTGCCGCCGGCCTTGCAAAAGATCTGGCCGGCTCTGTCGAGCCAGGTGGTGATCGTGATGCTGGGTTCGGCGGTCTGCTCGCAGATCGCGGTGGAAGAACTCGCTTACGCGGCCAATTTCATCCAGGGCCGCAATTTCCGTTCGTTTGAATCCTATCTGTTGTCCACCGCCATCTACCTGTTGCTGGCCATCGGCCTACGCCAGTTATTGCACCTGCTCGGCAACCTGTTGTTCGGACGGCGGACGCCAAAGGGGGCTGCATGA
- a CDS encoding uroporphyrinogen-III synthase, whose product MSPSPSPIIITRPAAQATALAQQIAARGRQPIVFPLLEILPLRDSAPLQAVLARLDDYALAVFVSPNAIDAAMRHVSSWPRQVAIGIVGEGSRAALAQYGLTAQNATIFSPPDPARTDSEGLLQALDLDALRGAKVLLVRGESGREFFADALLAAGIQVQAIAAYRRQAPQLDQALATRLQQLLDSRNDWIITSSEALRHLLELVRQVESGSGVAKIQQQHLLVPHARIAETAHALGFSDVTLTGSGDERLLAALQFPL is encoded by the coding sequence ATGTCGCCTAGCCCATCTCCCATCATCATCACCAGGCCGGCGGCGCAAGCTACGGCGCTGGCGCAACAGATTGCGGCGCGCGGCCGCCAGCCTATTGTCTTCCCCTTGCTGGAAATCCTGCCTTTGCGCGACAGCGCGCCTTTGCAGGCGGTGCTGGCGCGGCTCGACGACTACGCCTTGGCGGTGTTCGTCAGTCCGAACGCGATCGACGCCGCCATGCGCCATGTGTCCAGCTGGCCGCGGCAGGTGGCGATCGGCATCGTCGGCGAGGGCAGCCGGGCAGCGCTGGCGCAGTACGGCCTGACTGCGCAAAACGCCACTATCTTCAGTCCGCCCGATCCGGCCCGCACGGATTCGGAAGGCTTGCTGCAGGCGCTCGACCTGGACGCCTTGCGCGGCGCCAAAGTGCTGCTGGTGCGCGGCGAAAGCGGCCGCGAATTTTTTGCCGATGCCTTGCTGGCGGCCGGCATCCAGGTGCAGGCGATTGCCGCCTATCGACGCCAGGCGCCGCAGCTGGACCAGGCGCTGGCAACCCGGCTGCAGCAATTGCTGGACAGCCGGAATGACTGGATAATCACCAGTTCGGAGGCGCTGCGGCATCTGCTGGAGCTGGTGCGGCAGGTCGAAAGCGGCAGCGGTGTTGCAAAAATCCAACAGCAGCATCTCCTTGTGCCACATGCCCGTATTGCCGAAACTGCACATGCGCTTGGATTTAGCGACGTTACTCTCACCGGCTCAGGCGACGAACGGCTGCTAGCCGCGTTACAATTCCCGCTATGA
- the ppc gene encoding phosphoenolpyruvate carboxylase, with amino-acid sequence MAKQLNSAVQVKKSPPNKDAPLKEDIRLLGRLLGDVLREQEGDAVFEVVETIRQTAVRFRRESDPQAGADLDKLLKKLTRDQTNSVVRAFSYFSHLANIAEDQHHNRRRRAHLLAGSAAQAGSVAHALSKLDDAGVSGATVRNFLKDALISPVLTAHPTEVQRKSILDAEREIARLLAERDRPLTAKELRDNTELLRGRIATLWQTRMLRYTKLTVADEIENALSYYRITFLRELPALYDDIEGEIATQFPTRGRQGSTELAPFVQMGSWIGGDRDGNPNVNAGTMQRALTRQSTTIFDFYLEEVHALGAELSVSTLMVSVNQELLALAENSPDTSDHRADEPYRRALIGIYARLASTARELGATNILRQEVGAAAHYMAPQEFTRELQIVEDSLRAHHGSALIKPRLATLKRASEIFGFHLASLDMRQSSDVHERVLTELFAQAQVEGAYDKLSEEQKIDLLLAELAKPRLLYSPYIDYSDETVSELSILRAAGEMRKRYGARSIRNYIISHTETVSDLLEVLLLQQETGLLRPEGKDKASKDGKDSGTLEVMVIPLFETIPDLRRAAAIMEQFMALPPVARLIAKQGKLQEVMLGYSDSNKDGGFLTSNWELYKAEIQLVRVFDQAGVKLRLFHGRGGTVGRGGGPSYQAILAQPPGTVNGQIRLTEQGEIIASKFSNPEIGRRNLELLVAATLEASLMPNTADSKQMKKLGEFEELMDGLSERAYQSYRNLVYETPGFTDYFFAATPIAEIAELNIGSRPASRKSTRRIEDLRAIPWGFSWGQCRLLLPGWYGFGSAIESWLDEDNDSGKDAKLKSQKLATLRVMYKEWPFFATLLSNMDMVLSKTDLAVASRYAGLVTDRKLRNSIFKRIVDEHERTSSILSAITGAKDRLSGNPLLARSIKNRFAYLDPLNHLQVELIKRHRSVTAAGRTTEERVKRGIHLSINGIAAGLRNTG; translated from the coding sequence ATGGCAAAACAATTGAATTCTGCTGTCCAGGTAAAAAAATCCCCTCCCAACAAAGATGCGCCGCTCAAGGAAGATATCCGTCTGCTGGGCCGCTTGCTGGGCGACGTGCTGCGCGAACAAGAGGGCGATGCGGTATTTGAAGTAGTAGAAACCATCCGCCAGACGGCCGTGCGTTTCCGCCGCGAGTCGGACCCGCAAGCCGGCGCCGATCTCGACAAGCTGCTAAAAAAACTCACCCGCGACCAGACCAATTCGGTGGTGCGGGCATTTTCCTATTTTTCGCACCTGGCGAATATCGCCGAAGACCAGCATCACAACCGCCGCCGCCGCGCCCACCTGCTGGCCGGCTCGGCCGCGCAAGCCGGCAGCGTCGCCCATGCCTTGAGCAAACTGGATGACGCCGGCGTTTCCGGCGCCACCGTGCGCAACTTCCTCAAGGATGCGCTGATTTCACCGGTGCTGACCGCCCATCCGACCGAAGTGCAGCGCAAGAGCATCCTCGACGCCGAACGCGAAATCGCCCGCCTGCTTGCCGAGCGCGACCGTCCGCTGACCGCCAAGGAACTGCGCGATAATACTGAACTGCTGCGCGGCCGCATCGCCACCCTCTGGCAGACCCGTATGCTGCGCTACACCAAGCTGACCGTGGCCGATGAAATCGAAAACGCCCTGTCCTATTACCGCATCACCTTCCTGCGCGAACTGCCGGCGCTGTACGACGACATCGAAGGCGAAATCGCCACCCAGTTCCCGACCCGCGGCCGCCAGGGCAGCACCGAACTGGCGCCGTTCGTGCAGATGGGCAGCTGGATCGGCGGCGACCGCGACGGCAATCCGAACGTCAACGCTGGCACCATGCAGCGCGCGCTGACGCGGCAATCGACCACCATTTTCGATTTCTACCTGGAAGAAGTGCACGCCCTCGGCGCCGAACTATCGGTCTCGACCTTGATGGTTAGCGTCAACCAGGAATTGCTGGCGCTGGCGGAAAATTCGCCGGACACCTCGGACCATCGTGCCGACGAACCCTATCGCCGCGCTCTGATCGGGATTTACGCGCGGCTGGCCTCGACCGCGCGCGAACTGGGCGCCACCAACATCTTGCGCCAGGAAGTCGGCGCCGCGGCCCACTATATGGCGCCGCAGGAATTCACCCGCGAATTGCAGATCGTCGAAGACTCGCTGCGCGCCCACCATGGCAGCGCCCTGATCAAGCCGCGGCTGGCGACGCTCAAGCGCGCCTCCGAGATTTTCGGCTTCCACCTGGCCTCGCTCGACATGCGCCAGAGTTCCGATGTGCATGAACGGGTGCTGACCGAGCTGTTCGCGCAGGCGCAGGTGGAAGGCGCCTACGACAAGCTGAGCGAAGAACAGAAGATCGACCTGCTGTTGGCCGAACTGGCCAAGCCGCGCCTGCTGTACTCGCCGTATATCGATTACTCCGACGAGACCGTTTCGGAGTTATCGATCCTGCGCGCGGCAGGCGAGATGCGCAAGCGCTACGGCGCGCGCTCGATCCGCAACTACATCATCTCGCATACCGAAACCGTGTCGGACCTGCTGGAAGTGTTACTGCTGCAGCAGGAAACCGGCTTGCTGCGTCCTGAAGGCAAGGACAAGGCGAGCAAGGATGGCAAGGATAGCGGCACGCTGGAAGTGATGGTGATCCCGCTGTTTGAAACCATTCCCGACCTGCGCCGCGCGGCTGCGATCATGGAACAGTTCATGGCGCTGCCACCGGTGGCGCGCCTGATCGCCAAGCAAGGCAAGCTGCAGGAAGTGATGCTGGGCTATTCCGATTCCAACAAGGACGGCGGCTTCCTCACCTCCAACTGGGAACTGTACAAGGCCGAGATCCAGCTGGTGCGCGTGTTCGACCAGGCCGGCGTCAAGCTGCGCCTGTTCCATGGCCGCGGCGGCACCGTCGGCCGCGGCGGCGGCCCAAGCTACCAGGCGATCCTGGCGCAGCCGCCAGGCACCGTCAACGGCCAGATCCGCCTGACCGAACAAGGCGAAATCATCGCTTCCAAATTCTCCAATCCGGAAATCGGCCGCCGCAACCTGGAGCTGCTGGTGGCGGCGACGCTGGAAGCCAGCCTGATGCCGAACACCGCCGACAGCAAGCAGATGAAAAAGCTGGGCGAGTTTGAAGAACTGATGGATGGCTTGTCGGAACGCGCCTACCAGTCGTACCGCAACCTGGTGTATGAAACCCCGGGCTTCACCGACTACTTCTTCGCCGCCACGCCGATCGCCGAAATCGCCGAACTGAATATCGGTTCGCGCCCTGCTTCGCGTAAATCGACGCGCCGCATCGAAGACCTGCGGGCGATTCCATGGGGCTTTTCCTGGGGCCAGTGCCGCTTGCTGCTGCCGGGCTGGTACGGCTTCGGCAGCGCCATCGAAAGCTGGCTGGACGAAGATAACGACAGCGGCAAAGACGCCAAGCTGAAAAGCCAGAAACTGGCGACCCTGCGCGTGATGTACAAGGAATGGCCGTTCTTCGCCACCCTGCTGTCGAACATGGATATGGTGTTGTCGAAAACCGACCTGGCGGTGGCCTCGCGCTACGCCGGGCTGGTCACCGACCGCAAGCTGCGCAACAGCATCTTCAAGCGCATCGTCGATGAACATGAGCGCACCAGCAGCATCCTGTCGGCCATCACCGGCGCCAAGGACCGCCTGTCCGGCAATCCGCTGCTGGCGCGTTCGATCAAGAACCGCTTCGCCTATCTCGATCCGCTGAATCACTTGCAGGTCGAGCTGATCAAGCGCCACCGCAGCGTGACCGCTGCTGGCCGCACGACAGAAGAGCGGGTCAAGCGCGGCATCCACTTGAGCATCAACGGGATTGCTGCGGGCTTGCGCAATACCGGCTGA
- a CDS encoding mechanosensitive ion channel family protein yields MNLSIFPELQYLEAGLYVLGAALLAALLAGVLHRVGIMLLRRMGRNRPYLTNASFIAYRASQACLILFAVRLVLTGAPDETPWLLPLSYLTSVALIAALTWLAMRCIRALSATVVQLNPVSAADNLKARRIVTQTRVLTRSAYFITGLLGLSFVLLTLPGARQFGASLLASAGIAGLVAGIAARPVLGNFIAGMQIAFSQPICIDDVLIVKGEWGRVEEITGSFVVVRIWDERRLIVPLQWFIENPFENWTHKSSTILGTVFLWLDFAVPVPAVRAEFERICKQSLLWDGRVCVLHVTDASERAMQLRLLVSAKDSGAAFDLRCAIREEMIAFIARRYPESLPRLRAALDAEPVKATDPDVEPPAASS; encoded by the coding sequence ATGAATCTGAGCATTTTTCCCGAGTTGCAATACCTGGAAGCCGGCCTTTATGTGCTTGGCGCTGCCTTGTTAGCGGCGCTGCTGGCCGGCGTGCTGCATCGTGTGGGTATCATGCTGCTGCGGCGGATGGGCCGGAACCGTCCCTACCTCACGAATGCCAGTTTTATCGCTTATCGCGCCAGCCAGGCGTGCCTGATCCTGTTCGCGGTCCGCCTGGTGCTGACCGGGGCGCCGGACGAGACTCCGTGGCTGCTGCCGCTGTCCTATCTGACCTCGGTAGCGCTGATCGCCGCCTTGACCTGGCTGGCGATGCGCTGCATCCGGGCGTTAAGCGCCACCGTGGTCCAGCTCAACCCCGTCAGTGCCGCCGATAACCTGAAAGCCCGCCGTATCGTGACCCAGACCAGGGTGCTGACGCGTAGCGCCTACTTCATTACCGGCCTGCTCGGCTTGAGCTTCGTTTTACTGACCTTGCCCGGCGCCCGTCAGTTCGGCGCCAGCTTGCTGGCCTCCGCCGGGATAGCGGGCCTGGTCGCCGGCATCGCGGCGCGGCCGGTGCTGGGGAATTTCATTGCCGGCATGCAGATTGCGTTTTCGCAGCCGATCTGCATCGACGATGTCTTGATCGTCAAAGGCGAGTGGGGGCGGGTCGAAGAAATCACCGGCAGCTTCGTGGTGGTGCGGATCTGGGATGAAAGGCGCCTGATCGTGCCTTTGCAATGGTTTATAGAAAACCCGTTTGAAAACTGGACGCATAAATCCTCGACCATCCTCGGCACGGTTTTCCTGTGGCTGGATTTCGCTGTCCCGGTGCCCGCCGTGCGCGCCGAATTCGAGCGCATATGCAAACAATCGCTATTGTGGGATGGCCGAGTTTGCGTGCTGCACGTGACCGACGCCAGCGAGCGCGCCATGCAGTTACGCTTGCTGGTCAGCGCGAAGGATTCTGGCGCGGCCTTCGACTTGCGCTGCGCCATTCGTGAAGAGATGATCGCTTTCATCGCCCGGCGCTATCCGGAGAGCCTGCCGCGCTTGCGCGCGGCGCTCGACGCCGAGCCGGTCAAAGCGACCGATCCCGACGTTGAGCCGCCCGCCGCTTCCAGCTAA
- a CDS encoding amino acid ABC transporter permease — translation MISFSLWDIVRNLLLALRWTVLLSLASFALGGLLGLIVLFLRTSKQTWLRRVTKMYIELFQGTPLLMQLFLAFFGLALFGLDVPAWLAAGLALTCWSSAYLAEIWRGCVEAIPRGQWEASSSLAMTYLQQMRHVILPQALRIAIPPTVGFSVQIVKGTAVTSIIGFVELSKAGTMITNATFQPFTVYAVVALMYFALCWPLSKYSQSLERKFNGTHRD, via the coding sequence ATGATTTCGTTCTCACTGTGGGATATCGTGCGCAACCTGCTGCTGGCCTTGCGCTGGACCGTGCTGCTGTCGCTGGCCTCGTTTGCCCTCGGCGGCCTGCTCGGCCTGATCGTGCTGTTCCTGCGCACCTCCAAGCAGACCTGGCTGCGGCGCGTCACCAAGATGTACATCGAACTGTTCCAGGGCACGCCGTTGCTGATGCAATTGTTCCTGGCCTTTTTCGGCCTGGCGCTGTTCGGCCTCGACGTTCCGGCCTGGCTGGCGGCGGGCCTGGCGCTGACCTGCTGGAGCAGCGCCTACCTGGCGGAAATCTGGCGCGGCTGCGTGGAAGCGATTCCGCGCGGCCAGTGGGAAGCATCGTCGTCGCTGGCGATGACCTATCTGCAGCAGATGCGCCATGTGATCCTGCCGCAAGCCTTGCGCATCGCGATTCCGCCTACCGTCGGTTTCAGCGTGCAAATCGTCAAAGGCACCGCGGTCACCTCGATCATCGGCTTCGTCGAGCTGTCGAAAGCCGGCACCATGATCACCAACGCCACCTTCCAGCCGTTCACGGTGTATGCCGTGGTCGCGCTGATGTACTTCGCGTTGTGCTGGCCGCTGTCCAAATACAGTCAGTCTCTGGAAAGGAAATTCAATGGCACTCATCGCGATTGA
- a CDS encoding GNAT family N-acetyltransferase — MTQIVNADFANARHATAIVELLNGYAMDAMGGGQQLTNFVKSNLVATLGKRNDVHVVLAFAGDEPAGVAICIEGFSTFACQPLLNIHDLAVAEKFRGRGISKQLIAQVEQVALGLGCCKITLEVLEGNQRAQALYKSTGFAAYELDPAMGKAMLLQKKL, encoded by the coding sequence ATGACTCAGATAGTGAACGCCGATTTCGCCAATGCGCGCCATGCCACTGCAATTGTGGAGCTGTTGAACGGTTATGCAATGGACGCCATGGGCGGCGGCCAGCAACTCACCAATTTCGTCAAAAGCAACCTGGTCGCCACCCTCGGCAAAAGAAACGATGTCCATGTGGTGCTGGCCTTTGCCGGCGACGAGCCGGCGGGAGTGGCGATCTGCATTGAGGGATTCTCGACTTTTGCCTGTCAGCCGCTGCTGAATATCCACGATCTGGCGGTTGCGGAGAAATTTCGCGGCCGCGGGATTTCGAAGCAGCTGATCGCGCAGGTTGAGCAGGTAGCGCTCGGACTGGGCTGCTGCAAGATCACCCTGGAGGTATTGGAAGGCAACCAGCGTGCCCAGGCGCTCTATAAGTCGACCGGGTTTGCCGCTTATGAACTGGATCCGGCCATGGGCAAGGCAATGCTGCTGCAGAAAAAACTCTAG
- the hemC gene encoding hydroxymethylbilane synthase, translating into MSKISSPSKLIIASRESRLAMWQAEHVRARLSALYPDCNIEILGMTTRGDQILDRTLSKVGGKGLFVKELEVAMAEGRADLAVHSLKDMPMDLPPGFALAAVLEREDPRDAFVSNDYAGLEQLPAGAVVGTSSLRRQSLIAARFPHLQIKPLRGNLDTRLAKLDRGEYAAIILAAAGLKRLGLADRIKALIEPEQSLPAPGQGAMAIEICEDRADLQHILAPLNHLPTAQAVTAERTLSRAFGGSCQIPLAAFATIDGGQMRLRAMIGTPDGKHVVTADASGAADAAQALGGKIAEELAAQGAAAILALCREA; encoded by the coding sequence GTGTCGAAAATATCCTCCCCCTCCAAGTTGATCATTGCATCGCGTGAAAGCCGTCTCGCCATGTGGCAAGCGGAACACGTGCGTGCGCGCTTATCTGCATTATATCCAGACTGTAATATAGAAATCCTCGGCATGACCACCCGCGGCGATCAAATTCTTGACCGCACCTTGTCCAAGGTGGGCGGCAAGGGCCTGTTTGTGAAGGAGCTGGAAGTGGCGATGGCGGAAGGCCGCGCCGACCTGGCGGTGCATTCGCTGAAAGACATGCCGATGGATCTGCCGCCCGGCTTTGCGCTGGCGGCCGTGCTGGAGCGGGAAGATCCGCGCGATGCTTTCGTTTCCAATGACTACGCCGGACTGGAACAGTTGCCGGCCGGCGCCGTGGTCGGCACCAGCAGCCTGCGCCGCCAGTCGCTGATCGCCGCGCGCTTTCCGCATTTGCAGATCAAGCCCTTGCGCGGCAACCTCGACACCCGGCTAGCCAAGCTCGATCGCGGCGAGTACGCCGCCATCATCCTGGCCGCCGCCGGCCTGAAACGGCTGGGTCTGGCGGACCGGATCAAGGCGCTGATCGAGCCGGAACAGAGCTTGCCGGCGCCGGGGCAGGGCGCGATGGCGATTGAAATTTGTGAGGACCGCGCCGATCTGCAGCACATCCTGGCGCCCTTGAACCATTTGCCGACCGCGCAGGCGGTGACAGCGGAGCGTACCTTGTCGCGTGCTTTCGGCGGCAGCTGCCAGATTCCGCTGGCAGCCTTCGCCACCATAGATGGCGGCCAGATGCGCTTGCGCGCCATGATCGGCACCCCGGACGGCAAACATGTGGTGACCGCCGACGCCAGCGGCGCGGCCGATGCAGCGCAGGCGCTGGGCGGAAAAATTGCCGAGGAGTTGGCGGCGCAGGGTGCGGCGGCAATTCTCGCGCTTTGCCGGGAGGCCTAG